In one window of Blastopirellula marina DNA:
- a CDS encoding HD-GYP domain-containing protein, with protein MASSSTIATQCLGYTPIPVALLSADEVPAVDLYRKDAETGRLRLYRAANLPMLPEDLQRLAETETNWLYATDIDHDQMQRFIRRRLDLLVRDETLSLRDRFGRLNQVVEGLLTSAFESNDTDEVMRSANSISAMAVRLLCRDDMTAGDLISLLHHDYQTVTHSLNVSYMMVTLARNLRLVGNDELPAVAAAGILHDIGKLSVSERILTKNDRLQRREQRVAQKHPALGFRRLGKRTDVSFAQLMVVYQHHERTNGKGYPVSAVGNEIHPWARLCSVVNVFESLISNRPYRGRYSLTEALSMMDQHLSDGLDQEMYQCWKQSIRKK; from the coding sequence ATGGCATCCTCTTCCACCATCGCGACGCAATGCCTCGGCTATACGCCGATACCGGTAGCATTGTTATCTGCCGATGAGGTGCCTGCCGTAGATCTGTATCGCAAAGATGCAGAGACGGGGCGTCTACGATTGTATCGCGCGGCCAATCTGCCGATGCTGCCGGAAGACCTCCAGCGGTTGGCTGAAACCGAGACTAATTGGCTCTATGCGACCGACATCGACCACGATCAGATGCAGCGGTTCATTCGCCGCCGTCTCGATCTGTTAGTACGCGATGAAACGCTCTCGCTGCGAGATCGCTTTGGTCGGCTGAACCAGGTGGTCGAAGGGCTTCTCACGTCGGCATTCGAGTCGAATGATACGGATGAAGTCATGCGCAGCGCCAACAGCATTTCCGCGATGGCCGTCCGTCTGCTTTGCCGCGACGACATGACCGCCGGCGACTTGATTTCCCTGTTGCATCACGATTACCAAACGGTCACCCACTCGCTGAATGTCTCGTACATGATGGTGACCCTGGCCCGCAACTTGCGCCTGGTTGGCAACGACGAACTACCGGCGGTGGCGGCGGCCGGCATTCTGCACGACATTGGCAAGCTGTCGGTGAGCGAACGCATTCTGACGAAGAACGACCGACTACAGCGCCGCGAGCAACGTGTCGCCCAAAAACACCCAGCCCTAGGCTTCCGACGATTGGGAAAGCGAACCGACGTTTCCTTCGCCCAGTTGATGGTTGTCTATCAACATCATGAACGCACCAACGGCAAAGGCTACCCGGTCAGTGCCGTCGGAAATGAAATCCACCCGTGGGCACGTTTGTGCAGCGTGGTGAATGTGTTTGAGTCGCTTATCAGTAATCGCCCATATCGCGGCCGTTATTCGTTGACCGAAGCGTTGTCCATGATGGATCAACACCTGTCGGACGGCTTGGATCAGGAAATGTATCAATGCTGGAAACAGTCTATTCGCAAAAAATGA
- a CDS encoding DUF1559 domain-containing protein, whose product MKRKSSWQGFTLVELLVVIAIIGVLIALLLPAVQQAREAARRMQCSNQVKQLTLAFHNYHDTHKKFPALQYDIIKSDGTSVSSWRGHGAYVMILPYIEQNALYDRYNFTIEWDTGVNTTNAQTKLDAFLCPSDIAYPDSNWGGNNYGLNGGSRRDFYSTGSAVAASGPFVRRQESGFRDFTDGSSNVIFIAEILKGDNSSSQLTKERDYTNQLSLSTDQFPAQADIEAAGAGCDSTATSWQQSNGGRTWGASFPGFIGMNTIAPPNWKHISCCSGGNFGYACDRNGIVPARSLHPGGVLASMGDGSVKFFPETIDFVTWQRLGARADGNPVSIP is encoded by the coding sequence ATGAAACGAAAATCTTCCTGGCAGGGTTTTACCCTTGTCGAACTCCTCGTGGTAATTGCCATTATCGGGGTGCTGATTGCCCTGCTCTTACCGGCCGTGCAACAGGCGCGTGAGGCTGCTCGGCGGATGCAATGCTCCAACCAGGTCAAGCAGCTCACGCTGGCGTTTCACAACTACCACGACACGCACAAGAAGTTCCCCGCTTTGCAGTACGACATTATCAAATCGGACGGAACGAGCGTGAGTTCGTGGCGTGGCCACGGTGCTTATGTGATGATTCTGCCGTACATCGAGCAAAATGCTTTGTACGATCGCTACAACTTCACGATCGAATGGGATACCGGTGTGAACACAACCAATGCCCAAACGAAGCTCGACGCATTTCTTTGCCCTAGCGATATCGCTTATCCAGACTCCAACTGGGGCGGAAACAACTACGGTCTCAATGGTGGCTCGCGTCGCGACTTCTATTCGACCGGTTCGGCCGTAGCTGCCAGCGGTCCTTTCGTGCGCCGACAGGAATCCGGCTTCCGAGATTTCACCGACGGCTCGTCGAACGTGATCTTCATCGCTGAAATTCTCAAAGGGGACAACTCCAGTAGCCAACTGACGAAAGAACGTGACTACACCAACCAGCTTTCGCTGAGCACCGACCAGTTTCCTGCGCAGGCCGATATCGAAGCCGCAGGCGCTGGTTGCGACTCGACGGCAACCTCTTGGCAGCAATCCAACGGTGGTCGTACCTGGGGAGCGAGCTTCCCAGGGTTCATTGGCATGAACACCATTGCCCCACCTAACTGGAAACACATCAGTTGCTGCAGCGGTGGCAATTTTGGTTATGCATGCGATCGTAACGGTATCGTGCCGGCTCGTAGCCTCCATCCAGGCGGCGTGCTTGCCTCGATGGGTGACGGTTCGGTCAAGTTCTTCCCTGAAACGATCGATTTCGTCACCTGGCAACGTCTGGGTGCTCGCGCCGACGGCAACCCGGTCTCGATCCCTTAA
- a CDS encoding pentapeptide repeat-containing protein, with protein MNKSQPPVIVAESASASKTAYNEGKLTPATLADLRGKHPNYTGDWVHLVHLETAIRKPSTDPDRFQQWNNWRHEVQEGTQPHDKVVHLEGVTLRSVDLRGIDLEGAVLRDATIAASDFRGARLSGAVFQEANLSFCDFAEADLTGAQLQDANLDHANMRSVTLDQANLDGAILTSAKLKEARCHEASFERAKLIGANFTQADAAGASFHRANLADVIFDGACLDRARLSEADLNYANLQNASLKKTQFQRANLHGATAHGADCEGADFTAAILRQANLGNCNLRATQGLLLDQTFVNGGEFGAKTDDPWTRLLRNYTWKKLAIVSLMFCVLFVPYFLGSYFKPPSQLIERPIPQRVVEISENFFKVPHTSYEIDEFLRFRYDNYYAPLVSNLNSRSTWVYLALGGIDGILFLVTVVAMVVCLLQRIALTRSIHKLHAANAIVRRTPKLEEYMGPYSSIGEEPCGWPYALMKWLQGHFVETNAASGQQQLVIRPMRWLRLPSWWLAGMQAIKPLWKVMPDLLKRRPPPSWIDTLGLTRVDRMNQSLTWAILVIVLFMLCRVAIELILGNQLTLGG; from the coding sequence ATGAATAAATCGCAACCACCGGTAATTGTTGCGGAATCCGCTTCCGCCTCCAAGACGGCCTACAACGAAGGCAAGCTAACGCCGGCAACGCTAGCCGATCTGCGGGGGAAACACCCCAATTACACCGGGGATTGGGTTCATTTAGTTCACCTGGAAACGGCAATCCGAAAACCGAGCACCGATCCAGATCGTTTCCAGCAGTGGAACAACTGGCGGCACGAAGTGCAGGAAGGGACACAGCCGCACGATAAAGTGGTTCACCTGGAAGGGGTGACCCTGCGGAGTGTCGACCTGCGAGGAATCGATCTTGAGGGGGCCGTGCTGCGGGATGCGACCATCGCGGCCAGCGACTTCCGGGGGGCTCGCCTGTCCGGAGCCGTCTTTCAGGAAGCGAATCTTTCCTTCTGTGATTTTGCCGAAGCCGATTTGACCGGGGCCCAACTGCAAGATGCCAACCTCGACCACGCGAATATGCGCTCGGTTACGCTCGACCAGGCAAACTTAGACGGGGCGATTCTCACCTCGGCAAAGCTCAAAGAGGCTCGTTGCCACGAGGCTTCGTTCGAGCGTGCCAAGCTGATCGGTGCCAACTTTACCCAGGCCGATGCCGCAGGTGCCAGTTTTCATCGGGCTAACCTGGCCGATGTGATTTTCGATGGGGCCTGTCTCGACCGGGCCAGGCTGTCCGAGGCCGATCTCAACTATGCCAACCTGCAGAACGCGAGCCTCAAGAAGACGCAGTTCCAGCGAGCCAATTTGCATGGCGCGACGGCCCACGGAGCGGACTGCGAAGGGGCCGATTTCACGGCGGCCATTTTGCGGCAAGCGAACCTGGGCAACTGCAACTTGCGTGCGACCCAGGGGCTGCTGTTGGATCAGACCTTCGTCAACGGCGGAGAGTTCGGCGCCAAAACAGACGACCCGTGGACCCGTCTGCTGCGCAATTATACCTGGAAGAAACTAGCGATCGTATCGCTCATGTTTTGTGTCTTGTTCGTCCCTTACTTCCTGGGCAGTTATTTTAAGCCCCCCAGCCAGTTGATCGAACGCCCCATTCCTCAGCGCGTGGTCGAGATTTCCGAAAACTTCTTCAAGGTCCCTCACACCAGCTACGAAATCGATGAGTTCCTGCGGTTTCGCTACGACAACTATTACGCTCCGTTGGTGAGTAATCTGAATAGCCGATCGACGTGGGTTTACCTGGCGCTGGGAGGCATCGACGGAATCCTGTTCCTGGTTACCGTCGTGGCGATGGTTGTGTGCCTGTTACAGAGGATAGCCCTGACGCGAAGTATTCATAAGCTGCACGCGGCGAATGCGATCGTTCGCCGTACGCCGAAACTGGAAGAGTACATGGGGCCCTATAGCTCTATCGGTGAAGAACCTTGCGGATGGCCATACGCATTGATGAAGTGGCTGCAAGGTCACTTCGTCGAGACCAACGCGGCTAGTGGCCAGCAGCAGTTGGTCATTCGCCCAATGCGTTGGCTCCGGCTGCCCAGTTGGTGGCTCGCAGGAATGCAGGCCATCAAGCCGCTCTGGAAGGTGATGCCTGATCTCTTGAAACGCCGCCCACCTCCATCGTGGATCGACACGCTCGGTCTTACGCGGGTCGATCGCATGAATCAATCTCTGACGTGGGCCATTCTCGTGATTGTTCTGTTTATGCTTTGTCGCGTTGCCATCGAGCTGATTCTCGGCAACCAATTGACGCTCGGTGGGTAA
- a CDS encoding ABC-F family ATP-binding cassette domain-containing protein: protein MPPVINIQNATKRFGHKVLLDGATASITDDHKVGLVGRNGAGKSTLCRAILGDEELEKGEVVLHPKTRLGYLRQHDPFLEGETVVGFLMRDSDQPDWKCGEVAARFEIKGAMLDAPVHNLSGGWQTRVKLTALLLHDPTFLILDEPTNFLDIRTQMLLERFLKSYKGGYLIVSHDRGFLKQTCNETLELSRGKLTLYPGSIEDYIEYRDERKLHDERVNAATKAKAKQLQRFIDKNRAGANTAAQAKNKQKQLNRLEYIEIEADEASAYIRVPQVDVKKGTAVRCEGLSIGYPDRVIADGITLDIEHGARAAVVGDNGQGKTTFLRTLVGSLAPKAGEVKWGHNTDIGIYAQHVYSTLPANDTVEEYLLGVRDPSINHQQVLAVAGSFLFRGDDVQKKVKVLSGGERARLCLAGLLLGKYNILILDEPGNHLDVETVDSLCEALDDYNGTVIFTSHDRYFVRRIATQIIEVSSGKVTHIPSDYEHYLYRLSQEIEQEDGNQIAANVALEGRDADLAKEERKQRNKDARAARKELNKLESKIAKLDDERKDLNRKLMEITDAAEAQKVHARFTTVADEIAELEGKWLEFQELLEDFDDG, encoded by the coding sequence GTGCCCCCTGTTATTAACATTCAGAACGCGACGAAGCGATTTGGCCATAAGGTACTTCTCGACGGTGCCACGGCCTCGATTACCGACGATCACAAAGTAGGGCTGGTGGGCCGCAACGGTGCCGGCAAATCGACCCTCTGCCGAGCCATCCTGGGTGACGAAGAGCTTGAGAAGGGAGAAGTCGTTCTCCATCCTAAGACGCGCCTGGGATATCTCCGCCAGCACGATCCGTTCCTGGAAGGAGAAACGGTCGTTGGTTTTCTGATGCGCGATAGCGATCAGCCAGACTGGAAGTGCGGCGAAGTGGCGGCTCGCTTCGAGATCAAAGGAGCCATGCTCGACGCCCCGGTGCACAACCTTTCCGGCGGGTGGCAGACGCGTGTGAAACTGACGGCCCTGCTGCTGCATGATCCCACGTTTCTGATCCTGGACGAACCGACGAACTTTCTCGACATTCGTACCCAGATGCTGCTCGAGCGGTTCCTCAAGAGCTACAAAGGGGGCTACCTGATCGTGTCGCACGACCGAGGCTTTCTGAAGCAGACCTGCAACGAGACGCTGGAGCTTTCGCGCGGCAAGCTGACCCTTTACCCCGGCAGTATCGAGGACTACATCGAGTACCGCGACGAGCGCAAACTGCACGACGAGCGGGTCAACGCCGCGACCAAAGCCAAGGCCAAGCAACTGCAGCGGTTCATCGATAAAAACCGAGCCGGTGCCAACACGGCGGCCCAGGCCAAAAACAAGCAGAAGCAACTTAACCGCCTGGAGTACATCGAAATCGAAGCGGACGAAGCGAGTGCTTACATTCGCGTACCGCAGGTCGATGTTAAGAAGGGAACGGCCGTCCGCTGCGAGGGTCTTTCTATCGGCTATCCCGATCGCGTGATTGCCGATGGGATTACGCTTGATATCGAACATGGTGCCCGGGCCGCGGTCGTGGGTGACAACGGCCAAGGGAAGACGACCTTCCTCCGCACGCTGGTCGGTTCACTCGCTCCGAAAGCTGGCGAAGTGAAATGGGGACACAACACCGACATCGGTATCTACGCCCAGCACGTTTACTCGACGCTGCCGGCCAACGATACCGTTGAAGAATACTTGCTCGGCGTTCGCGACCCGTCGATCAATCATCAACAGGTGCTCGCCGTTGCCGGTAGCTTTCTGTTTCGTGGCGACGACGTGCAGAAGAAGGTCAAAGTTCTCAGTGGTGGTGAACGTGCTCGACTCTGTCTCGCGGGGCTGCTGCTGGGCAAGTACAACATCCTGATTCTCGACGAACCAGGCAACCACTTGGACGTCGAAACGGTCGACTCGCTTTGTGAGGCACTCGACGACTACAACGGCACGGTGATCTTCACCAGCCACGATCGTTACTTCGTGCGGCGCATCGCCACACAGATCATCGAAGTCAGCAGCGGTAAGGTGACCCACATCCCCAGCGACTACGAGCATTACCTCTATCGCTTGAGCCAGGAAATCGAACAGGAAGATGGCAACCAGATCGCTGCCAACGTTGCTCTCGAAGGACGCGATGCCGACCTGGCGAAGGAAGAACGCAAGCAGCGCAACAAGGACGCCCGCGCAGCACGCAAGGAACTCAACAAGCTGGAAAGCAAGATCGCCAAGCTCGACGACGAACGAAAAGACCTGAATCGAAAGCTGATGGAAATCACCGACGCCGCGGAAGCCCAGAAGGTACACGCGCGGTTCACGACCGTCGCCGATGAAATTGCCGAGCTTGAAGGGAAGTGGCTTGAGTTCCAGGAACTGCTAGAAGATTTTGACGACGGCTAA